A window from Podospora bellae-mahoneyi strain CBS 112042 chromosome 1 map unlocalized CBS112042p_1, whole genome shotgun sequence encodes these proteins:
- a CDS encoding uncharacterized protein (EggNog:ENOG503P5XW), which translates to MDSSYSDQDFDNTYSHNARSRAGSGVSTTEGLFQNLQLAESPSLETGSYTSSSRPPSSRRLASPVYLSPSLSHPPTYLSSSISPHQQHFAHLPSDTEWFEAEHASVHGTPLLRLEPAPDHGETASTSSPLASIEPESMSAVAVSYDPGFSMGSRSSFTWPVLDSGSGLLPPDMSHHYGSEASLSPPSGSRSITGSPPRNTLTPEQRELKRQRDQARHSSKMHARGRRAGSGSESVYSPPVALADLTTGSSTMPIYTTAPSQMSLMAEPTTSHYLPPFSPPLPDQSQTNMFPSPYPPQSYMPGYSYQPSPAPSLPSHYGSRPVMGDPNLGMYSVPPVMGPGPQETSGQVRVVHSRPKPQCWEHGCNGRQFSTFSNLLRHQREKSGQATKATCPNCGAEFTRTTARNGHLAHDKCKKKSSN; encoded by the exons ATGGACTCCTCCTATTCAGACCAAGACTTCGACAACACTTACTCACACAACGCCAGATCGAGAGCCGGTAGCGGGGTGTCTACAACAGAAGGGCTCTTTCAGAACTTGCAGCTTGCCGAGTCTCCGTCCCTGGAAACCGGTTCCtataccagcagcagcagaccaccatcctcgaggCGCCTGGCCTCACCCGTATACTTAAGTCCGAGCCTGTCCCACCCGCCCACCTATCTTTCCAGCTCCATCTctccacatcaacaacacttTGCACACCTACCCTCGGACACTGAGTGGTTCGAAGCGGAACACGCATCAGTCCACGGCACACCACTGTTACGACTGGAACCTGCACCAGACCACGGGGAAACGGCTTCGACGTCATCGCCGCTGGCATCGATCGAGCCGGAAAGCATGAG CGCCGTTGCCGTATCATACGATCCAGGATTCAGCATGGGAAGCAGATCTTCTTTCACTTGGCCAG tatTGGACTCTGGAAGCGGTCTTTTGCCGCCTGACATGAGCCACCACTACGGATCAGAAGCCAGTTTATCACCGCCCAGCGGATCACGCTCGATCACGGGCAGCCCGCCAAGAAACACACTCACGCCGGAACAGAGGGAACTAAAACGCCAACGAGACCAGGCCCGACACAGTTCGAAGATGCACGCTCGCGGGCGAAGGGCGGGAAGTGGCTCCGAATCGGTGTACTCACCTCCAGTAGCGCTGGCCGACTTGACGACAGGCTCCTCCACGATGCCGATCTATACCACCGCGCCATCTCAAATGTCGCTCATGGCCGAACCTACAACGTCACATTATTTGCCGCCCTTCTCGCCTCCCCTTCCAGATCAAAGCCAGACAAACATGTTCCCGAGTCCCTACCCGCCACAGTCGTACATGCCAGGCTACAGCTACCAGCCATCTCCGGCCCCGAGTCTACCATCGCACTATGG cagcagaCCAGTCATGGGAGACCCGAATCTTGGCATGTACTCAGTTCCACCCGTGATGGGCCCAGGACCTCAAGAAACGAGCGGACAGGTACGAGTGGTACACAGCCGACCAAAGCCACAGTGTTGGGAGCACGGATGCAACGGTCGCCAGTTTTCTACCTTCAGCAACCTTCTCCGGCACCAGCGTGAAAAGTCAGGACAGGCCACGAAGGCGACGTGTCCCAACTGCGGCGCAGAATTCACACGAACCACGGCGAGAAATGGGCATCTGGCACACGACAAgtgcaagaagaagagcagcaaCTGA